In a genomic window of Quercus lobata isolate SW786 chromosome 4, ValleyOak3.0 Primary Assembly, whole genome shotgun sequence:
- the LOC115984849 gene encoding zinc finger MYM-type protein 1-like, giving the protein MSKELENNRLRLKTSIECGRWLAFQTCAFRGHDKSLDSKNRGNFIELIKFTSTFNDKVASVVLENAPGNAKYTSPTIQKEILHILASNVRNAICKEIGDAKFCILVDEAWDESKREQMAIILRFVDKEGFIKERFFHVVHVRDTTTLTLKNEICAVLSHYNLHIENIQGQGYDGASNMRGEWNGLQALFLKDCPYAFFVHCIAHRLQLTLVTASREVKDVHQFFDHLVNIINIVVGFSKHNDELQHAQAEQVENMIASNEIETGRGANQWYFATSWRY; this is encoded by the coding sequence ATGTCAAAAGAATTAGAGAATAATCGGTTGCGGCTCAAAACCTCAATAGAGTGTGGTCGATGGCTAGCATTCCAAACTTGTGCTTTTAGAGGTCATGATAAAAGCCTTGATTCAAAAAATAGaggtaattttattgaattgataAAATTCACATCAACTTTCAATGACAAAGTAGCTAGTGTTGTCTTGGAAAATGCTCCAGGAAATGCCAAATATACATCACCCACAATTCAAAAGGAGATTTTGCATATTCTTGCTAGTAATGTGCGAAATGCTATTTGTAAAGAAATTGGGGatgcaaaattttgcattcttgTTGATGAAGCCTGGGATGAGTCGAAGAGAGAGCAAATGGCCATCATTTTGAGGTTTGTTGATAAAGAAGGTTTCATTAAAGAGCGTTTCTTTCATGTTGTGCATGTTAGAGACACTACTACATTGACTTTAAAGAATGAGATATGTGCTGTCCTTTCTCATTACAACCTCCACATTGAAAATATTCAAGGTCAAGGATATGATGGGGCTAGTAACATGCGTGGTGAATGGAATGGATTACAAGCTCTTTTTCTTAAAGACTGCCCATATGctttttttgtacattgtatAGCTCATAGGTTGCAATTAACTCTAGTTACAGCATCTAGAGAAGTAAAAGATGTTCATCAGTTCTTTGATCATTTGGTTAATATTATCAATATTGTTGTTGGTTTTAGTAAGCATAATGATGAATTGCAACATGCTCAAGCAGAACAAGTTGAGAATATGATTGCTTCTAATGAAATTGAGACTGGAAGAGGTGCAAACCAGTGGTACTTTGCAACGAGCTGGAGATACTAG